Proteins from a single region of Elgaria multicarinata webbii isolate HBS135686 ecotype San Diego chromosome 23, rElgMul1.1.pri, whole genome shotgun sequence:
- the GTPBP3 gene encoding tRNA modification GTPase GTPBP3, mitochondrial produces MWPAWQGWLWIARSPPPSKLFCRWYHQAGKRDTIFALSSAHGKCGVAVIRTSGPASRSALLCLTGAKEPPPPRAATLRRIRDPSSAETLDRGLVVWFPGPGSFTGEDSAEFHVHGGPAVVSGVLSALGGLPQLRLAEPGEFTKRAFQNGKLDLTAAEGLGDLIHAETEGQRRQALRQMDGDLGQLYRGWSDVLTKALAHLEAYIDFSEDDNIEEGVLAQVENAVKTLETELREHLQDGRRGERLRDGVHVVIAGPTNAGKSSLLNLLCQKPAAIVSPIAGTTRDVVEAALNIGGFPVVLSDTAGLRETDDAVEMEGVSRARQRVSDADLVLAVLDAEDVARRPGQLAPILMDILPPEGPTGGRPCLLVLNKSDLLGEGDRADLLGAGADLGLGSVCLLSCKTRDGIGAFVQALQGQLAQMCGDPLAGCPSPTQARHRLCLTRCLEALGRFGHFRLLDLALAAEGLRQARRQLGHLTGHVGAEEILALIFKDFCIGK; encoded by the exons ATGTGGCCTGCCTGGCAGGGATGGCTGTGGATTGCACGGAGCCCACCCCCTTCCAAGCTGTTTTGCAg GTGGTACCATCAGGCTGGAAAACGGGACACCATCTTCGCTCTGTCTTCCGCCCACGGGAAATGCGGCGTGGCCGTGATTCGAACCAGCGGCCCAGCAAGCCGCTCGGCTTTGCTCTGCCTGACGGGGGCGAAGGAGCCTCCTCCTCCGAGAGCCGCCACCTTGCGAAGGATCCGCGACCCGAGTTCTGCTGAAACCCTGGACCGCGGCCTCGTTGTCTGGTTCCCAG GGCCGGGCAGCTTCACAGGTGAGGACAGTGCCGAATTCCACGTTCACGGCGGGCCGGCAGTAGTGAGCGGCGTCTTGAGTGCTTTGG GTGGCCTCCCGCAACTGCGCCTCGCTGAGCCTGGAGAGTTCACCAAACGGGCCTTCCAGAACGGCAAACTGGACCTGACAGCGGCCGAGGGCCTGGGGGACTTAATCCACGCTGAGACGGAAGGCCAGCGCCGGCAGGCTCTTCGGCAGATGGACGGGGACTTGGGGCAGCTCTATCGGGGCTGGAGCGACGTTCTCACAAAG GCCTTGGCCCACCTCGAAGCTTACATTGATTTCAGCGAAGACGACAACATTGAGGAGGGGGTGCTCGCTCAAG TGGAAAATGCTGTCAAGACGCTGGAGACAGAGTTGCGCGAGCATTTGCAGGACGGCCGCCGGGGAGAGAGGCTACGGGACGGCGTCCATGTGGTGATTGCCGGGCCCACCAATGCCGGGAAGAGCAGCCTTCTCAACCTCTTGT GCCAGAAGCCGGCAGCCATAGTCTCCCCCATCGCGGGGACTACCCGGGATGTGGTAGAGGCCGCCCTGAATATCGGTGGCTTCCCCGTGGTGCTGAGCGACACGGCAGGGCTGCGGGAGACCGACGACGCCGTCGAGATGGAGGGTGTGAGCCGGGCGCGCCAGAG GGTGAGTGACGCTGACCTGGTCCTCGCCGTCCTGGATGCGGAAGACGTCGCCCGGCGGCCCGGCCAGCTGGCCCCCATTTTGATGGATATTCTGCCGCCCGAGGGGCCAACAGGGGGCAGGCCGTGTCTTCTGGTTCTGAACAAGTCCGacctccttggggaaggggaccGAGCGGATCTCCTGGGGGCCGGTGCTGATCTGGGGCTGGGCTCGGTCTGCTTGCTCTCCTGCAAAACCAGAGATGGGATCGGTGCCTTCGTGCAGGCATTGCAGGGGCAGCTGGCCCAAAT GTGCGGCGACCCCCTGGCTGGCTGTCCCAGCCCCACGCAGGCCCGCCACCGGCTCTGCCTGACCCGATGCCTGGAGGCCCTGGGCCGCTTTGGCCATTTCCGGCTGCTGGACCTGGCCCTGGCCGCGGAGGGGCTGAGGCAGGCGCGGCGGCAGCTGGGGCACCTCACCGGCCACGTGGGGGCCGAGGAGATCCTGGCGCTCATCTTCAAGGACTTTTGCATCGGCAAGTGA